One Marasmius oreades isolate 03SP1 chromosome 2, whole genome shotgun sequence DNA segment encodes these proteins:
- a CDS encoding uncharacterized protein (MEROPS:MER0034727), translated as MMVPQYASIIPTITWTADLQYENDKGVQKAIAQPPQCPQALQGAANRNPFLANGTGGHGLHKHQSAGVAPTDTPISEDCLFINVQYPGNTVSSTKLPVLVYIHGRGYILGGANLYDGTFLIEESNQEAILVVMQYRLGLFGFLAGDEVEKNGDLNVGLLDQSFVLRWVRAHISKFGGDPNKLRFGGNPLVSSGSGGSVLQQVIAENGKTSPQLFHTAIASSPYLPAQYKYDDKIPMTLYKQVVDGVNCTSAHDALACPRQTDTKALQTINSNINAAGFYGSFNFVPVVDGKFITQRPTKSMRQGKVNGDMYVNNATTPLSAGSFASQLSPTLKSKQMAEIDSLYKDLGPPLDQENLVVGESLFVCPTYYLRLSRAPLTR; from the exons ATGATGGTACCTCAGTATGC TAGTATAATTCCAACTATAACTTGGACAGCTGATTTGCAATATGAGAATGACAAGGGTGTTCAAAAAGCGATAGCTCAACCCCCACAATGCCCTCAAGCCTTGCAAGGTGCTGCAAATAGGAATCCATTCCTTGCAAACGGTACTGGTGGTCATGGTTTGCATAAACATCAATCCGCAGGTGTTGCTCCAACAGACACTCCCATAAGCGAAGACTGTTTGTTCATCAA CGTTCAGTATCCTGGAAACACGGTGTCGTCTACAAAGCTCCCTGTCCTTGTCTATATTCATGGCAGAGG ATACATCCTTGGGGGAGCAAATCTGTACGACGGGACTTTCCTTATCGAGGAATCAAATCAGGAAGCTATCCTAGTAGTCATGCAATATCGACTTGGCCTGTTCG GGTTCCTTGCTGGTGATGAGGTTGAGAAGAACGGAGATCTCAACGTTGGATTAC TTGATCAATCCTTCGTACTTCGTTGGGTTAGGGCACATATCTCGAAATTCGGAGGAGACCCGAACAAGTTACGCTTTGGGGGAAATCCGCTGGTGAGCTCAGGCA GTGGCGGGTCTGTATTGCAACAGGTCATTGCTGAGAATGGTAAAACTAGCCCACAGTTGTTCCACACAGCAATCGCCAGCTCGCCTTACTTACCTGCGCAATACAAGTACGACGACAAGATTCCCATG ACGCTGTACAAGCAAGTTGTTGATGGAGTCAA TTGTACATCTGCCCACGACGCTCTTGCATGTCCCCGTCAAACGGACACCAAAGCCCTCCAGACAATCAACAGTAACATCAACGCGGCTGGATTCTATGGAAGCTTTAATTTTGTCCCCGTTGTTGATGGAAAATTCATCACCCAGCGACCTACCAAGTCCATGAGGCAAGGCAAAGTCAATGGAGACATGTATGTGAATAACGCCACTACCCCGTTGAGTGCAGGCAGCTTCGCCTCTCAACTTTCCCCAACCTTGAAGTCGAAACAGATGGCGGAGATTGACAGCCTGTACAAGGACTTGGGGCCTCCCCTAGACCAAGAGAACCTCGTTGTTGGAGAGT CACTCTTTGTCTGTCCTACCTACTACCTCCGGCTTTCAAGGGCGCCTCTTACAAGGTAA